TACAACGGCTATACCTCCTGCCCGATGATCACCCGCGTCGGCCGCGCGATGCTCGTGGAATTCGACTACAACAACGATCTCGTGCCCTCCTTCCCCGGCATCGTCCCGCCGCTCGAGGAGCTCTGGATCTCCTGGCTGATGAAGGAGGTCGCGCTGAAGGCGACCTACAACGCCATGCTGCGCGGCAAGGCCTGAGGAGGAGACGCCATGAAGGACCTGACCCTTGAAACCATCATCGCCGTGCTGGAGGAAATCTTCGGCCGCGGCCTGTTCTGGACCATGGCGGGGCTCGCCGCCGCGGTGACGCTCGCCTATCTCTACGTGCTGATCCGCGACCGCGCGGTGAGCTGGCACAAGTTCCTCTGGGCGCAGCTCTCCATGCCGCTGGGCGCGGTGCTTGCCGTCTGGTTCGTCCTCGCGATCACCCATTCGCATGTCTCCGACATCGGCGGTGCGGTGGACCTGATCGTCTTCCTCGGCATCGCCACGCTCGGCGCGGTCGGGATGGCGATCCTCGTCTACACCGTGCAATCGCTGATCCGCCCCCTGCGCCGCGCCGGCGGGTCCTGACCCGCGGCCGGCGGCGGATCCCTCGGGCCGCCTCGTGCCCTGCGATCCGGGGGGCGGGCGCCCCCTCCGGCCGTGACGGCCGGGGGCGCCCGCAGCCGCCGCTCCTCCGCCGCGCGGGGGGCTTTCGCTTTACATCGCTGGGCCGCTCCGGTAATCGCGGGGAAAACCCAAGACGAGGCGGCGAGGCCCATGTCCGACGCGACCTGCATCTATTCCATTGTCATCCCCGCGCGCAACGAGGCGGAGAACATCGCGAGCCTGCTCGACGGGATCGCGGCGGCCTGCGCGCCCCTGGGGCCGTGGGAGGTGATCGTGGTGGACGATGCCTCCGATGACGGGATGGCCGACCTGCTCTCCCGCCGCATGGAGGTCATGCCCGAGCTGCGGGTGATCCGGCACGACCGCGCGGGCGGGCAATCCGCCGGCGTCCATTCCGGCGTGCGCGCCGCGCGCGGCACCTATGTCTGCACGCTCGACGGCGACGGCCAGAACCCGCCTTCGGAAATCCCCAACATGGTCGCGCCCTTCGCCGGACCGGGCGCGGCGGAGATCGGCCTCGTCGCCGGCCAGCGGGTCGGGCGCCAGGACACCGCCTCCAAGCGCTACGCCTCGAAATTCGCCAATGCCCTGCGCGCGCGCATCCTGAAGGACGGCACCCGCGACACCGGCTGCGGGCTGAAGGCGTTCCGGCGCGACGACTTCCTCACGCTGCCCTATTTCGACCACATGCACCGCTACCTTCCCGCGCTCTTCGCCCGCGACGGCTGGACGATCGCCCATGTCGACGTGAGCCATGCCGCGCGCGGCGGCGGGCGGTCGCATTATTCCAACGTCCAGCGCGCCCTCGTCGGGATCGTCGACCTGGCGGGCGTCGCCTGGCTGTTGCGCCGGCGCAAGAAATCGCGCCCGACCGAGGTCATGCCCGCGCGCGGGGAGGTCTGAGCGATGGACTGGCTCATGGCGATCCTGCATGTCGAGACCGTCACCGAACTCTGGTGGGTCGTCTTCGGCCTGCTCGCCCAGCTCATGTTCACCGCGCGCTTCCTGCTGCAATGGATCGCCTCCGAACGGGCCAAGGACAGCGTGATGCCCGTCGCCTTCTGGTATTTCTCCCTGGCCGGCGGCGTGATGCTGCTGACCTATGCGCTCTACCGGCGCGATCCGGTCTTCGTGCTCGGGCAGTCCCTCGGCGTCGTCATCTACGCCCGCAACCTCTGGCTCATCTATGCCAAGCGACGCGTCGGCCAGACCCCGAGCGAGTGACTGGCTCGCCCCCGCGCTGGCGCTCGTCGCCGTGGCGGTCGCGCTGCGGCTTCTCGCGCTCGCCTTCGACCGCACGGACCTGTTCGTCGACGAGGTGCAATACTGGTTCTGGGGGCAGAACCTCGATTTCGGCTATTACTCCAAGCCGCCGCTGATCGGCTGGCTCATCCGC
The nucleotide sequence above comes from Celeribacter indicus. Encoded proteins:
- a CDS encoding DUF5368 domain-containing protein, coding for MKDLTLETIIAVLEEIFGRGLFWTMAGLAAAVTLAYLYVLIRDRAVSWHKFLWAQLSMPLGAVLAVWFVLAITHSHVSDIGGAVDLIVFLGIATLGAVGMAILVYTVQSLIRPLRRAGGS
- a CDS encoding glycosyltransferase family 2 protein translates to MSDATCIYSIVIPARNEAENIASLLDGIAAACAPLGPWEVIVVDDASDDGMADLLSRRMEVMPELRVIRHDRAGGQSAGVHSGVRAARGTYVCTLDGDGQNPPSEIPNMVAPFAGPGAAEIGLVAGQRVGRQDTASKRYASKFANALRARILKDGTRDTGCGLKAFRRDDFLTLPYFDHMHRYLPALFARDGWTIAHVDVSHAARGGGRSHYSNVQRALVGIVDLAGVAWLLRRRKKSRPTEVMPARGEV
- a CDS encoding lipid-A-disaccharide synthase N-terminal domain-containing protein, whose amino-acid sequence is MDWLMAILHVETVTELWWVVFGLLAQLMFTARFLLQWIASERAKDSVMPVAFWYFSLAGGVMLLTYALYRRDPVFVLGQSLGVVIYARNLWLIYAKRRVGQTPSE